The genomic stretch CTGGGCGCGGCCCTTGCAGAGGTGCCGGTGCCTCCCTGTGCAGAGACCAGGAGGGAGCCTCGGAGCGTTGGGCGATATTGCCCAGGTGCACGGCTGGTGGGGGCGGAGAGGCCTGAACTTTGGCCGCTGGTCTGTGTTTTAACTGCTAGCTGGTGCTCTGAGAGACCAAGCCACGTGTTCAGTAAGAATCATTAACAGCTCGTGGCTGGATGACAACAGGAACCACACTTGGCTCATTGAGACGTGCAGCAAGTGCTCACCGCGCTGACAGCCCTGTGCTGGACTCTGGGGTGAAGTAGGGAGTtggcctttcctttttttttttggagacagggtcttgcgctctctcccaggctagaatgcagggCGTGATGACGGCTCAGTGCATcgtcagcctcctgggctcaagtgatcttcccgcctcggcctcccaagtgccggaattacaggcgtgagccgccgtgcccagcctggcctggcaTTTCTTTGAGTTCAGGAAGTGTGACAGGGATTTGGACACCCAGAAATAAGAAGGGTGTCGAGAAGAGCACAAGCAGAGGATGTGAGAAGGGGGATTAAGGCGGGAAAGGGAGGTTGAGACTAGGCCATCAGTGAGTGCCAGGCCAGATGCTTCTGACTCGGTCCCCAGGTGTCAGGAAGGAATCAAACTGAGGACAAATGCggccagtggctcacacttgtagtctcagcaatctgggaggctgaggtgggaggattgcttgagcccaggtttgAGACTGAGGGTTAAGAGAAGAGAAGCAGGGAAATGGGGGCTGTGAGGTTTCAAACCTTGctatgtgtgcttttttttttttttgagacggagtctcgctctgtcacccaggctggggtgcagtggcgcattctcgcctcactgcaagctccacctcccgggttcacgccatcctcctgcctcagcctcccaagtagctgggactacaggcgcccgccaccacgcccggctaattttttcatatttttagtagagacggggtttcaccgtgttagtcagggtagtctagatctcctgatctcgtgatccgcccacctcagcctcctaaagtgctgggattacaggcgtgagcccctgcgcccagcctacaTGTGCTTCTTAGATCCATGGAGAAGGGTACAGACTACTAGTTCAGAGACCCCAAAATACAGGGCCTGAAGTAAGATGATGGCTTTTTTCACTCTCCTCTAACATTCTGGAGAGAAGCAGTTGTTTTGCACAGGTGTGCCAGGCGTTCTGGTTCCCTTTGTCTTCCCATCACTGAGGTGAGGAGAGGTGAAAGCATCCTTTCACCTGGAAGTAACACGGTCCCTTCAGCTCACATCCCAAGGCCAGATGCCACTGGGTAGCGTTTCATAACTTACAGGAGGTAGTGATACAGGGATGCTGGGACAGCAGCCTCTGCCACAGATGTATTTTTGTATGTGGGATTGAAAGGGAGTATCTAAGTGGCTGCCTCTGATATTTCTTTCAAAGCATTCGCCCAGTATCGTCACCACCTTTTCTCATCAGAAAAGCCCAagaggcggggcacggtggctcacgcttgtaatcccagcactttgggaggccaaggcgggcagatcacttgaggtcaggagctccagaccagcctggccaacatggtgaaaccccgtctctactaaaaatagaaaattagccggttgtggtggtacatgcctgtaatcccagctactcaggaggctgaggccggagaatcacttgaacccaggaggcggaggttgcgatgaaccgagatcttgtcactgcacccagcctgggcaacacagcaagactcagtctcaataaaaggaaaaaaaaaaaaagcccaaacgTGTGGTTGCCTTTCTGTTTGGTGAGCAAGACGTGAGTGGGCTCCCTAGTACAAATTCCATTTGAAATTTCCTCAGTTGTTCCATCAGCTGCCAAATTTCCACACTGGCAACACCCTTCTCTTTCAGCTGGGACGATGCCGGAGTGTGAAGGAGTTTGAGAAGCTGAACCGCATTGGAGAGGGTACCTACGGCATTGTGTGTGAGTGGCCAAGGCCAGGACGTGTAGCCGCAGCTCGTGGCTGTGACAGAGTGTGGGATGAGATTGTCGAAGCAGCAGCCGCGTTGGGGCTGAAAGGGACTCAGACCCTGTGCTCTGAACCAGGGCAGAAACTTGTTCAGGAACTTTAATTCCTGATGTAGTTATCACAAACGTTATACCATTTCTGGATAAATGGAAGCATCCAGTTGCTAACACCCATAATGCAAATGTGTCACTGCAGAGTAGAGAGAACCGTTAGAGAAACAAAATACAGAACCTTCCAGAAGCAGCAGGAGCTGGACACGGTGCACATGTCTATAACCTCAGCAACTCTGGAGgagtcacctgagcccaggcgttttttctttttgtttgtttttgagatgggtcttgctctgttgcccaggctggagtgcagtggcataatcatagctcactgcagcctcgacctcccaggctcaagtgatcctcccacctcagcctcctgagtatctgggaccacaagAGTACAtaagcacacccagctaatttttaaatttttcgtagaggtgggatctccctatgttgcccaggctggtcttgaacttttgggctcaaatgatcctcctgcctcagcctcctaaagcactgggattacaggtgtgagccactgcacctggccaagcctaggagtttgaggctgcagtgagctgtgatcgcgccactgcactccagccttggcaacagagtgagaccctgtctcaaagaaacaaaaataccacACACCACTGAAGCTTATAACAGCTGTGAAATTGACATAGGTCATTCTGGAAGCTGCACACATGAGCACGATGTTTTGTAGAGCCACCTTCACACAAAATAAGGTTTGCTTTTTTCTACGTAGAGTACCTTATTTGCTTTTAGGACATTACAAGAGAGCACAAAGTAGTGATCTGCATGCTAAGGAGGACATGGAGAGCCTGGAGCCACAGAACTGAGTGGCTGGAGGCCAGGGTCCAGCACAGAGCAAAGTTGGACACCCCCTGCCCAGTTCAAATGAGGAAATCTCCCAGGGAGCACGCGTCTCGGGCTGGGGTGTTGCACACAGTGAGGACTGAGTGTCACTGGGCGTGAGGTTGTCAGAGGAAAGAACGGGGACCCTGTGGCTCAGGGAGAGGCTCCCGTGCGGTGCTAGGGAGCCCACGAGGGGCATCGAGATGATGTCGTCACCGATGCATTTCCATTCCAGATCGGGCCCGGGACACCCAGACAGATGAGATTGTTGCGCTGAAGAAGGTGCGGATGGACAAGGAGAAGGATGGTGAGCAGGCAAATGGGGTGTTGGGACGTCGCACTAGGAGGAGGCAGAAGGGTGTGAGTTACCTGAAGTTTCCTCAGAGTGACTGCACGGTGGTTGTGGGGGGGGCCAGCCTCTGGGAGGGTTCTGGTGTGGCCCAGCACGTCACCCCCAGGTCCACACGCAGCCTCAGCTGTCTGCCAGGCGTGCTCTGCGGTCTCCATCCCCTGCTCTCCCTCCTGTCTGGGGAGCCCACCTCACTGCAggctcatctctttttttttttttttttttttttgagacagagtcttactctgtcgcccaggctggagtgcagtggcgcaatctcggctcactgcaagctccgcctcccgggttcacgccattctcctgcctcagcctcccgagtagctgggactacaggcacccaccaccaggcccggctaattttttgtatttttagtagagacggggtttcactgtgttagccaggatggtctcgatctgcccgcctcggcctcccaaagtgctgggattacaggtgtgagccaccacgcccggcctcaccGCAGGCTCATCTGTACTGTCCCCTCCACCCCTAGCACCTGCCGGTGCAGCCAGGGCCCTGCCATGCCCCAGATGGATGTCCACGGTGGTTAGAGAGGTGCCGATTCGTATTTGGTCAAGGAAGGGTTAAAAGTACTTAttgggccgggggcagtggctcacgcctgtaatcccagcactttgggaggctgaggcaggcggatcacctgaagtcgggagttcaagaccagcctgaccaacatggagaaacccccatcactactaaaagtacaaaattagctgggcatggtggcacatgcctgtaatcccagctactagggaggctgaggcaggagaattgcttgaacccgggaggcggaggttgcggtgagccgagatggcgctattgcactcctgcctgggcaacaagagtgaaactccgtctcaaaaaaaaaaaaaaaaagcttattggGGTCGCCCTGATTCTCCCTGAGGTGGGGACACTGCAGCACCTGGTATCAGGTGTTCAGCTTATTGGGGTCGCCCCGATTCTCCCTGAGGTGGGGACACTGCAGCATCTGGTATCAGGTGTTCAGGAAGCCCAAGAGTGGCCGGGGTTGGGGCTTCCCTGCCATTATTGGGGTGGGGCTCGCTGAGGCCGCCTCCCTCCCCAGGCATCCCCATCAGCAGTTTGCGGGAGATCACGCTGCTGCTCCGCCTGCGTCATCCGAACATCGTGGAGCTGAAGGAGGTGGTTGTGGGGAACCACCTGGAGAGGTACGCGGTGTCCTGGTCTGTGCATTGGGCCCTAGGGAGCATGTATCTTGGGCTAGAGGTGTTGCACAGAACCAGGACTGAGTGTCACCGGGCATGAGGTTGTCAGAGAAGAGATGACCCCACCTCACTGCCTGGCTCAGCCCGTTGTCTGAGGGGGACACAGGTTGTCCTGCCCATGTCCCCTCCTGCAGCAGGGGAGGCTCCACTTTGAGCCCTTAGGAGAAGGCCGGAGGGTGGCATGCATTTTCTGTTTCCTCCAGCATCTTCCTGGTGATGGGTTACTGTGAGCAGGACCTGGCCAGCCTGCTGGAGAATATGCCAACACCCTTCTCGGAGGCCCAGGTGCGTGGCAGAGGGGCCTGGGGTCGGGGAATGGGCTTCATGGGCCCTTGCCGTGCACATTTATAACAAAACAGGGCACCTGGGGACTTGCAGAGtggctgctgcctctgcctccacctcccagtgtcTCAGCGAGCTTCAGTGAGGTGGAATTCATGTGGTGGGGGCATCTCCTGGAAGCAGGTAGCCCTGGGGCTGAGAGCCTTGTGAGGGCACTAGTTTCCTGGGCTGTTGGGAACGGGCAGCCCCAGGGCCGAGAGCCTTCTGAGGGCACTGCTTTCCTGGGCTGTTGGGACTGCTAGTCCTGCTGGCCAGTGTGGGTGTGGCAGGGCCTGGCCGGGCTTCCCTGCAGGCTCACCCTGACTGGTACCTCTGACCCTCTGCACAGGTCAAGTGCATCGTGCTGCAGGTGCTCCGGGGCCTCCAGTATCTGCACAGGAACTTCATTATCCACAGGTGGGTGACAGCTAGGTCGAGTTGGAAGCACAAATTCGGCTGAGGCCTGACTGTGCTGCCTCCTGTGGAAAGTTACTAAAAGCTCAAGGGTTCCCAGCTGCAGCAGCCTGCCCACTGCTTGTActccatttgtgtttttttctaaaatagagaaagagtctctctgtgttgcccaggctggtctcaaacacttgggctcaagtgatccacccaccttggcctcccaaagtgtgggattacaggtgggagccaccttGACCGGCCATgcactcccatttttaaaaggcCCAAACATTAAGAGCATGTACgagttaatgaaaaaaaaataatgaagatactaggccgggcgcggtggctcacgcttgtaatcccagcactttgggaggccgaggcgggcggatcacgaagtcacgagatcgagaccacggtgaaaccccgtctctactaaaaatacaaaaaaattagccgggcgtggtggcggacgcctgcagtcccagctacgcgggaggctgaggcaggagaatggcgtgaacccaggagggaggagtctgcagtgagtcgagatcgcgccactgcactccagcttggtgaaagagcgagactccgtctcaaaaagatactaggccgggcgcagtggctgacgcctgtaatccgagcactttgggaggctgaggcaggtggatcacgaggtcaggagatcaagactatcccggctaacacggtgaaaccccgtctctactaaaaatacaaataataataataataatatatatactgAGGCCGGGAGGCGGTGGTGGCGGAGCCACTCGCCTGCGGTAGTCCTCAGGCCTACCGTCCAGCTTGGAGGCGGTCGGGGTCAGGGTCAGGAGATGAGAATGGCTAACCGGTGAAACCGTTCTACCGGGGTGGGCGGGCGCTGTAGTCCAGTACTCGGAGCTGAGGCAGGGAATGGGCCggagggagcttgcagtgagcgagattgcccactgcactccagcctgggcgacagagcgagactccgtctcaaaaaaaaaaaaaaaaaaaaaaaaaagagatactaaAAAGCCCAAACCTGAGGAAACGTGCAGGAAGTGACGGGCATCAGTGCCGTGGGGGACACCTCAGCCCCCCTGGCCCTCTGGGAGCCACCTGCCAGTGTTTTTCTATCACAGGGACCTGAAGGTTTCCAACTTGCTCATGACTGACAAGGGTTGTGTGAAGACAGGTGGGTGCAACTTGGGCCAGGCCCTGTCCCTAGATGGCAGCTTGTCAGCCCCCACTTGGTGACACACACTCCCCTTTCTGCTGCAGCGGATTTCGGCCTGGCCCGGGCCTATGGTGTCCCAGTAAAGCCAATGACCCCCAAGGTGGTGACTCTCTGGTAAGTCCTTCTGAAGCGTGGTGGCCCCTGGGGACCAGGCCTGCCTAgtggaggtctccttggggatggcaggctgaagttgcagtggcCTTGGGAATGTTAAGCTATAGGGTCCGTGCACACTCATAAACGCTGGGTCTAGAACAGCCTCCAGGACACAGCAGGGCTGTCCCACAAAGTGGTgagagctgggctcagtggcatCAAGGGCCTGCCTAGATGAGACACACCTCACCTTGAGAGCTGGAAACACACCATGGCTGTGAAACCATCTCTGGAGGGAAGGCTGCTTCACGGACTGAAGGACGGGCAGCTTGCATGCTTTCCCTGGTTCTTCCTCCTGGATACTTTTAGCCGAACAGGGTCATGCTTAGCCAGGGCTGAACTTCAGAGTTGGTCAGACTCAGGTCAGGACCCCAGTGTCGTGTACTCCCCATCTGAGAACGGGTTGGTGGTGGCTGGTGTGGCTGTGTGCTGAGGGTCCGTGGTCCCTGCGACTCTGAGGACACCGCTGCATGTGACAGCTCTCGCCCCCAGCAGCCGTTGCTGTGTGCACCACCTGGATTTGCAAGGCCTGGGGCAGAGGGTGGTCCAAGTTGGGACAGGTTTCCCAGCCACCACAGGCTCTCAGGGAGGCTGTGTCCTGtggaggcctgggctgggggagaggaGCCGGCCGTATTGAGGTGGGTGCTTCTGTGTGCAGGTACCGTGCCCCTGAACTGCTGCTGGGAACCACCACACAGACCACCAGCATCGACATGTGGTGAGGAGATATGGTTACTGCTCCTGGGGCCTCAGGAAGGGCTGGGACAGGAGCTGGGTCACCTGGTCCCTGAGCTCAGCctcaggggaggggcaggagtgcagtggggtcTTTGCCAGCCTCCCAGTCCCAGGGAGGTGGGCCTGAGCCTGGGAACCCAGGAGGAGGTGTGAGAACTTAGCTTGCTGTTCTCAGGCCCGGAGCACAGAGGTCTGCAGGAGGCACGCCTGCCCCTGCCCTTGTCACCCTGGGAGGCATGCGGGGCCCAGGAGGGGAGCCAGTGGTCCCTGCCTGTCCTTCACAGTGTCCCTGACCCAGCGTGCCTCACGCTAGCAGGGTCAGCAGAGGTCTGGCTGCAGTGAGGTCCGCTGTTCCTGGCGCTGGCAGGGTCAGCAGACGTCTGGCTGCAGTGAGGTCCACTGTTCCTTGCACTGCCGGGGGTCAGCAGACGCCTGGCTGCAGTGAGGTCCGCTGTTTCTCGCGCTGGCGGGGGTCAGCAGACGCCTGGCTGCAGTGAGGTCCGCTGTTCCTCGCGCTGGCGGGGGTCAGCAGAGGTCTGGCTGCAGTGAGGTCCGCTGTTCTCTGCAGGGCTGTGGGCTGCATCCTGGCTGAGCTGCTGGCCCACAGGCCCCTTCTCCCCGGCACTTCCGAGATTCACCAGATCGACTTGATCGTGCAGCTGCTCGGGACGCCCAGTGAGAATATCTGGCCGGTGGGCATCCTGGGCAGACCCGCAGCCCCCGCCCGTTGCCATGCCCTCTGCACCCGCAGCCCCCGCCCGTGCCCACGCCCTGTAGCCCCTGCCCATGCCCACGCCCTCTGCGCCTCAGCTCCTGCCTCCCATAGGGTTTTTCCAAGCTGCCGCTGGTCGGCCAGTACAGCCTCCGGAAGCAGCCCTACAACAACCTGAAGCACAAGTTCCCGTGGCTGTCCGAGGCCGGGCTGCGCCTGCTGCACTTCCTGTTCATGTACGACCCTAAGAAAAGGTGCTGATCTCTGCATGGGGGGCGgggacccccaccccccacactgTCCAGACCGTTTCCCAGAGCCCAACCTCATGGCGGTGGAGAGGCCCCTCCCCAGGTGTAGCCCCTTGGAGTGGTTTCTGGCCACCAGGCTTCCTTTGAGAATTTGAGTCAGAGGCTGCTCAGCTGGGTGGGAGATAAGGAAGCCGGACTCAAGAGGCGCACTAACGCAGCCTGCCTCCTCCAGGGCGACGGCCGGGGACTGCCTGGAGAGCTCCTACTTCAAGGAGAAGCCCCTACGTGAGTGTGCAGGGTTCCTGACTCGCTCTGCGGGACATGGCTGGCCCCTACGTGAGTGTGCAGGGTTCCTGACTCTGCGGGGCATGGCTGGCCCCTACATGAGCGTGCAGGGTTCCTGACTCTGCGGGGCATGGCTGGCCCCTACGTGAGCGTGCAGGGTTCCTGActctgggggggggggggggggcggggcatGGCTGGCCCTACATGAGCGTGCAGGGTTCCTGACTCTGCGGGGCATGGCTGGGCCTACGTGAGTGTGCAGGGTTCCTCAGACTCGCTCTGCGGGGCACGGCTGGGCCCCTACATGAGCGTGCAGGGTTCCTGACTATGGGGGCATGGCTGGCCCCTACATGAGCGTGCAGGGTTCCTGACTCTGCGGGGCATGGCTGGCCCCTACATGAGCTGCAGGGTTCCTGACTATGCGGGGCATGGCTGGCCCCTACATGAGCGTGCAGGGTTCCTGACTCTGCGGGGCATGGCTGGCCCCTACATGAGCGTGCAGGGTTCCTGACTATGCGGGGCACGGCTGGGCCCCTACATGAGCGTGCAGGGTTCCTGACTCTGCGGGGCATGGCTGGCCCCTACATGAGCGTGCAGGGTTCCTGACTCTGCGGGGCATGGCTGGCCCCTACATGAGCGTGCAGGGTTCCTGACTATGCGGGGCATGGCTGGCCCCTACATGAGCGTGCAGGGTTCCTGACTCTGCGGGGCATGGCTGGGCCCTACGTGAGTGTGCAGGGTTCCTCAGACTCGCTCTGCAGGGGAATGGCTGGGAGCCCATTTTGCCCTGGGTGGGTGGTGAAGTGGCCTGGTGCCCTCACTGACGGCACACACTTTCTGGGGTAAGAGGACAGGGGCATGTGGAGGCACAGACAGCCCAGGGGCAGGTCCAGAGGCAGAGCTGGACTCAGACCGGGGCCTGCTCCTCCTGTCtggggccctgccctgcccaacACTGAGCCACCCTTCTCCCTGCAGCCTGTGAGCCGGAGCTCATGCCGACCTTTCCCCACCACCGCAACAAGCGGGCCGCCCCGGCCACCTCCGAGGGCCAGAGCAAGCGCTGTAAACCCTGACGGTGGGCCTGGCATACACCTGTATTCCCACACCAGGTTTTCCGATCGGCGGTGTCCGTGAAGGGTGCTGTGAGCCAGGCTGACCAGGCGCCTGGGATCCAGCTCATCCCCTTGGCTGGGACCATCCTCCACTGACCCTCCCACTGTCTGCCCTGAACCCACTGCTGCCCGCAGAAAAAGGCCGGGTGACGCTGGGGGGCTCCCAGCCGTGCACCCTGGAAGGGGCAGGTCTGGCGGCTCCATCCGTGGCCGCAGGGGTCTCCCGTGGTGGTCCTCGCTGTGTTGGAAATGTGCAACCACTGCTTGGGAGGAGTGGTGGGTGCAGTCCCCCTGCTGTCTTTTGAGTTGTGGTGGACGCTGGCCTGGGATGAGTGGGCCCAGAAGACCTTCGTATCCCCTCTCAGTCGCTGTCCCGTGCATGGGTCAGCTGTGGTGACCCCAGGTGGGCCTGGCAGGACTCCAGATGAGGACAAGAGGGACAAGGTATGAGGTAGGAGCCACAACTGAGGATGCCTGGAGACCACCAGGAGAGCCCTAGGCTGGAGGCTGAGCTGCATCCCTGCTCCCCACATGGAGGACCCAACAGGAGGCCGTGGCTCTGATGCTGAGCGAAGCTATAGGCTCTTGTTGGATAAAAGCTTTCTTAACAGACATGGTTTCACCAGCGTTTAATGTGCTCTGATGTTGACTGTCCCTCTGAGTGTTCCGGGGAGGAGGCGGGTGGGGTGGAGGGTCAGGAAAGCAGGCTCAGCTTCCAGGGTCAGGGAGTTGTGGGCCCAGAGGGGCTGTCACAGTGGATGTACCCTGTCCCCTCCCTCGCCAGACCCGAGGTTAGGGCAGAGCCACCTCCTCGCCAGCCTGTGGGCTGCACCCaagggaagggagggcaggggcGTCGTTACCACTGGACGCACCAAGACCCAGCTGCCTGGGTGAGCTGCCCACAGGCCCTTCCGCCCAGCAGCAGTGACGCTCAGGGCCTTCCCAGCTGTCAGCCATTGCCCATCCCCGCGGCTCTCGTACACCTCCACATCTGGTTTGAGGTCAGGTCATTTCCTGTCTGTGGGCCCAGCTGCCGTGACACCCAAGGGGAGGGCCGGGGTCCCTAAAGCCAGGTCAGCCGTGCACCCAGCAGAGCCCTGCAGATTGGCCCCAGCAGAGCTTGGGGAGGGGGAGTTCGGTGTCACCAACAGGCCCTTGAGGACACTCGTGTGgacaatctctgggacacgtgGACCCCCCAAGTCCTGAGCCCCGTACTGCAGGGAGTGGGCCAGGAGCTGAGGCCTTGGGGCACAGGGTCCTTCTCAGGGACAGGTTCAGGCACTGGCTGGAACAGGCTGGACCCCTCCACCCAACACATGTGGGCATGCGTCTGGgtggaaatgtggggaaatgtgGAAAGGCTCCTGCTGGTCGGCCTAGGCCTGCTGCCCTTGGAGCCTTCCATATACAGAGTCCCACCTCCAGCAGGAGTTGGCCTGGACTCTCCAACCCCCTGCTGTGCCCAGGACTCCCCCAGGGACAAGGCACCCAGAGGCTCAGACCCCTCCCCAGCAAAGAGAAGCACCACGGGAGCTGTCTCCCAAGAGCCCTTGACCTGGGGCCCAGCTGGCCTAGGGCCGGGCCCCGGGGCTGTTGTAGAGCAGAGTGTCCATCTGTGCACGCTGTAGCCACAAGCGCCGCTGGGCGTCGCCAAGCAGCACACGCAGCGAGTGGCCCGGACGGCAGGCGGGCAGGGCTGCACAGTGGGCAGCGTGCAGCTGGCGACAGGTGTCGCAGCAGAGGGTGGGCAGGGCACCAGGGGACAGGCAGCTGTGTGCCTGGTAGCCTGGGGGCTCAGAGACAGACCTATAGGCTGAGGCTGGTACCCCCTCTGCCCGAATACGCCTCGGGCTGGCCCCTGCAGAGCTTTCAGGGGTGGCCAGGTCCCCAGGCCTACTCAGCTCACGGcgcagagagaggaaggaaaaggcgGAGGGTTCAGGTTCCAGCCCCTCCTCCAAGGCCCCATAGGGTGGGCTGCTGGCCTGCAGCAGCTCCTCAGCTGGGGGCTCCCAGGCCCGGCCCCCAGTGCCCCACAGTTTGGCACTCTGCTCCCAGAGTGGCGGCCTGTAGGCCAGCTCCGCCGAGGGTGAGTCAGGGCCTGGTGACGGCTCCCCATACAGGCTGGCGTCCTCCGACCCCTCGTCCTCTTGCAGGTCCCGGTATAAGTCCAGTGGGGCCCTGTAAGCAGCAGGGGAGCCTCGGGGGGGCAGGGGTGGCGGCTCCTCATCCTGGGCCAGCCGCTGCTGCAGCCAGGCCACACAGGAGGCCACGTCCCCGCTGGCACGCCGTGCCTGCAGCAGCTCCTCAGCTGGCAGCACACTGGTGCCCAGCTGGGCCAGCACCTCGCCCAGGATCTCACACTCCAGCCGGAGGGCAAAGCAGCCCAGGGCCACCTGCACCAGCTGGCAGGCGGGGGGCAGGGCAGTCACCATGAGCCGATGGCTGTCCCTGCGCACGTAGCCCATCTTCTGGAAGCTCTTCAGGAGGAGGTCATCTGAGAGCACACCCTTCAGCACGTGCACGTAGCCCCCGGAGAAGGTCTGCAAGGGAGCGGCCTGGTCAGTGGCTGCCCACCCTCCCATAGGCCAGACCCTAGGGTACGGTGGGTCCGGGATCCGCTGGCTCAGGCCTTGGCAGCTTCGGATGCTCAGACCCAACCCCAGAGACTAGGCTTATAGCCAGTCTGGGCCAGGCCCAAAcatgagaatttctttttttttttttctgagacagagtctcgctctgtcatccaggctggagtgcagtggctccatcacagctcactgcaacctatgcctcccaggttccagcaattcccctgcctcagcctccccagtagctgggactacaggtacccaccaccacacccggctaattttcatattttagtagagagggtgtttcaccatgttggccatgctggtctcgaactcctgacctcaagtaatccgcccgtcttgagctcccaaagtgctgggattacaggcgtgagccactgtgcctggcctagaatttttttttttctttttgagacagagtctcactctcaccaggctggagtacagtggcacaatcttggctcactgcaacctccacctcccgggttcaagtgattctcctccctcagcctcttgagtagctgggattacaggcgtgcatcaccacgcccggctaatttttgtattttttaatagagacgtggtttcaccatgttggttaggctggtgtcgaactcctgacctcgtgatccgcccacctgggcctcccaa from Nomascus leucogenys isolate Asia chromosome 2, Asia_NLE_v1, whole genome shotgun sequence encodes the following:
- the CDK10 gene encoding cyclin-dependent kinase 10 isoform X19, which translates into the protein MDKEKDGIPISSLREITLLLRLRHPNIVELKEVVVGNHLESIFLVMGYCEQDLASLLENMPTPFSEAQVKCIVLQVLRGLQYLHRNFIIHRDLKVSNLLMTDKGCVKTADFGLARAYGVPVKPMTPKVVTLWYRAPELLLGTTTQTTSIDMWAVGCILAELLAHRPLLPGTSEIHQIDLIVQLLGTPSENIWPGFSKLPLVGQYSLRKQPYNNLKHKFPWLSEAGLRLLHFLFMATAGDCLESSYFKEKPLPCEPELMPTFPHHRNKRAAPATSEGQSKRCKP